The Thermoflavifilum sp. genome contains a region encoding:
- a CDS encoding adenosylcobalamin-dependent ribonucleoside-diphosphate reductase — MELNANARIVLESRYLRRNQEGKIIETPEQMLERVALAIAEAELHWGQASDVREMAASFFHLMNEKLFLPNSPTLMNAGMLSGQLSACFVLPVEDDMAAIFHTLSLAALIQQSGGGTGFNFSRLRPEGSYVRSTGGTASGPLAFMQIYNAATEGIKQGGKRRGANMGILNVNHPDILSFIHAKQEAHQLENFNISVGIWNDFFKALHAGNTYTLRFSDAHTKPIKRKISAVQLWKKLIHAAWATGDPGLIFLDTIQRFNPTPDIGLIEATNPCGEVPLLAYESCNLGSINLSRMLKQNHMHEWEVDWEKLQHAVQLAIRFLDNVIEMNHYLHLELKRMAMGNRKIGLGVMGWAEMLIRLGIPYDSQQALQLASQLMQFIQQQAEVASATLARQRGSFPFIKQSKFYRQKRRNATLTSIAPTGTISLIAGTSSSIEPLFAIAYKREHVLNNQTLFEINPAAMEILSGQKHFSEQMLDEIILKGSVQHIKQLPESVKRLLKTSLEIDYTYHIAHQISFQRYTDNAVSKTINMPESSTEADVEKAYRMAWKQGAKGITIFRYGSKPDQVLHAGLKKEDEIVRVLESEIHDCKSSCHL; from the coding sequence ATGGAGCTGAACGCCAATGCCCGTATTGTACTGGAATCCAGATATCTGCGGCGCAACCAGGAAGGGAAAATCATTGAAACGCCGGAACAGATGCTGGAACGTGTAGCACTGGCCATAGCTGAAGCTGAACTGCATTGGGGGCAGGCAAGCGATGTACGGGAAATGGCAGCTTCGTTCTTTCATTTGATGAATGAAAAACTTTTCCTGCCCAATTCACCTACTTTGATGAACGCAGGCATGCTTTCTGGCCAATTAAGTGCATGCTTTGTATTGCCTGTTGAAGATGATATGGCCGCCATCTTTCATACACTATCCCTCGCTGCTTTGATTCAACAGAGTGGTGGCGGCACGGGCTTTAATTTCAGTCGCCTCAGGCCTGAAGGAAGTTATGTACGTTCAACCGGAGGCACGGCTTCAGGGCCTCTGGCTTTTATGCAGATCTACAATGCAGCAACCGAAGGAATTAAGCAGGGCGGAAAGCGAAGAGGAGCTAATATGGGTATCCTGAATGTAAATCATCCAGACATTTTATCTTTTATCCATGCCAAGCAAGAAGCGCATCAACTTGAAAATTTTAATATTTCCGTAGGCATATGGAATGATTTTTTTAAAGCACTGCATGCTGGAAATACATATACACTCCGTTTTTCAGATGCGCATACAAAACCCATTAAACGAAAAATATCGGCTGTTCAACTCTGGAAGAAATTAATACATGCCGCATGGGCAACAGGAGATCCCGGATTAATATTTCTGGATACCATTCAGCGGTTTAATCCCACACCCGATATCGGCCTGATAGAGGCTACCAATCCCTGCGGAGAGGTGCCTTTATTGGCTTATGAATCCTGTAATCTCGGGTCCATTAATCTTAGCCGCATGCTGAAGCAAAACCACATGCATGAGTGGGAGGTGGATTGGGAAAAATTGCAACATGCTGTACAGCTTGCCATTCGCTTTCTGGATAATGTAATTGAAATGAATCATTACCTGCATCTAGAGCTGAAGCGGATGGCGATGGGTAATCGGAAAATAGGATTAGGTGTGATGGGATGGGCTGAAATGCTCATCCGGCTGGGTATTCCGTATGATTCACAGCAGGCTTTGCAATTAGCATCGCAACTGATGCAATTCATTCAACAGCAAGCCGAGGTTGCTTCTGCAACACTGGCCCGGCAGCGGGGTTCATTCCCATTTATCAAGCAAAGCAAATTTTACAGACAAAAACGTCGAAATGCTACACTGACCAGTATTGCACCTACCGGTACCATTTCGCTCATAGCAGGTACAAGTTCGTCTATTGAGCCTTTGTTTGCGATAGCGTATAAACGCGAACATGTGTTGAATAATCAAACCCTGTTTGAAATCAATCCTGCTGCAATGGAAATTTTATCCGGGCAAAAACATTTTAGTGAACAGATGCTGGATGAGATCATCTTGAAAGGAAGTGTGCAGCATATCAAACAACTTCCGGAATCCGTCAAGCGCCTATTAAAAACTTCTCTTGAGATCGATTATACCTATCATATTGCGCATCAGATCAGTTTCCAGCGGTATACCGACAATGCTGTATCCAAAACCATCAATATGCCCGAATCATCGACAGAAGCCGATGTAGAAAAAGCTTATCGCATGGCCTGGAAACAGGGCGCAAAGGGCATCACGATATTCCGCTACGGATCTAAACCCGATCAGGTATTACATGCCGGTTTGAAAAAAGAAGATGAAATCGTGCGCGTACTGGAATCGGAAATCCATGATTGCAAATCCAGTTGCCACCTTTAA
- a CDS encoding restriction endonuclease subunit S encodes MKIKTNKTALIPKLRFPEFKNSGEWVVKRIGDILEYERPDKYIVTSENYVSEGIPVLTANKSFILGYTNEIDNIYANVPVILFDDFTTDMKYVNFPFKVKSSAIKILRAKNYHNLKFILNYCHKIKFDAKEHKRYYISVFQNLTIPLPTLPEQQKIADSLSNLDEWLAAEEEKNSPCWRAYKKACCKTFPAEGKSRA; translated from the coding sequence ATGAAAATCAAAACCAACAAAACCGCCCTTATCCCCAAACTCCGCTTCCCCGAATTTAAAAATAGTGGGGAGTGGGTAGTGAAAAGGATTGGTGATATTTTGGAGTATGAACGACCGGATAAGTATATTGTAACAAGTGAAAATTATGTTTCGGAAGGCATTCCTGTTTTAACAGCTAACAAAAGTTTTATTCTTGGTTATACAAATGAAATAGATAATATATATGCTAATGTTCCTGTAATACTTTTTGACGATTTTACTACTGATATGAAATATGTGAATTTTCCATTTAAAGTAAAATCTTCCGCAATAAAGATATTACGTGCTAAAAATTACCATAATTTAAAATTCATTTTGAATTATTGTCACAAGATTAAATTTGATGCAAAGGAACATAAACGTTATTATATCTCGGTTTTCCAAAATTTAACCATCCCCCTTCCCACCCTTCCTGAGCAACAAAAAATCGCTGATTCCCTAAGCAATTTGGATGAATGGCTCGCCGCCGAAGAAGAGAAAAACTCACCTTGCTGGAGAGCCTACAAAAAGGCCTGCTGCAAAACCTTTCCCGCCGAAGGCAAAAGCCGTGCCTAG
- a CDS encoding restriction endonuclease subunit S: MKSDFEKFAIPLPTLPEQQKIADCLSACWMSR, from the coding sequence ATAAAAAGTGATTTTGAAAAATTTGCTATCCCCCTTCCAACCCTTCCCGAGCAACAAAAAATCGCCGATTGCCTGTCGGCATGCTGGATGAGCAGATAG
- a CDS encoding type I restriction endonuclease, translating into MNLKDWCKNDFEVINQLRINTRSSHRRYDVILLINGLPLVQVELKTLAVSPRKALRTGGALQIRPQTMAIPAPCSASMQLVRRQQPHRYVLFYQQQRRAFPLQCRRAVPARVPLGRRKKQ; encoded by the coding sequence GTGAACCTCAAGGACTGGTGTAAAAACGACTTCGAGGTCATCAATCAACTGCGCATCAATACCCGCAGCAGCCACCGCCGCTACGACGTCATTTTGCTGATCAACGGTCTGCCCCTGGTGCAGGTAGAACTAAAAACCCTGGCCGTGTCGCCCCGCAAAGCACTCCGAACAGGTGGTGCGTTACAAATCCGACCCCAGACAATGGCTATACCCGCACCCTGCTCTGCTTCCATGCAGCTCGTTCGTCGTCAGCAACCGCACCGATACGTTTTATTTTACCAACAACAACGAAGAGCATTTCCGCTTCAATGCCGAAGAGCAGTTCCTGCCCGTGTACCGCTGGGCAGGCGAAAAAAGCAATAA
- a CDS encoding transposase → MDKTQNCIEMAEFEYQSPEWKKSRRMIAVRKTSGVLPKATGKLLLFDEPVTAYRYNVYVSNLDLPAEQIWLSYKDRADAENRIKELKYDFWLREFFMHKFWSY, encoded by the coding sequence ATGGATAAAACTCAAAATTGCATAGAGATGGCCGAATTTGAATATCAATCGCCCGAATGGAAAAAATCAAGAAGGATGATTGCGGTAAGAAAAACATCGGGGGTTCTGCCCAAAGCTACCGGCAAACTGCTGTTGTTTGACGAGCCCGTTACGGCATATCGTTACAATGTTTACGTTAGCAATCTTGATTTGCCGGCTGAACAAATATGGCTTAGTTACAAGGATAGAGCAGATGCCGAGAATAGAATCAAAGAACTCAAATACGATTTTTGGCTTAGAGAGTTTTTCATGCATAAATTTTGGAGTTACTGA
- a CDS encoding DEAD/DEAH box helicase family protein, with protein MYRWAGEKSNKITHLDEFAHTFLSKCTLAEMISRYMVLVEVEKKILMMRPYQIYAVKAIMESVRHGSGNGFIWHTTGSGKTLTSFKASTLMKDNPGIDKCLFVVDRKDLDRQTREEFNRFPTRLRGRKTPTTDMLVRRLLSGNNADKVIVTTIQKLGLALDPKNGYTEKLHKLKDKRFVFIFDECHRSQFGEYHRAIKEFFPRAQLFGFTGTPIFEENATYKRIDGTTASFVTTKDVFETLLHAYTITHAIDDRNVLRFHIDYYKPETPCLSTAPSTNKP; from the coding sequence GTGTACCGCTGGGCAGGCGAAAAAAGCAATAAAATCACCCATCTCGATGAGTTTGCCCATACCTTTCTGTCCAAATGCACCCTGGCAGAAATGATCAGCCGTTATATGGTGCTGGTGGAAGTGGAGAAAAAAATCTTGATGATGCGACCGTATCAGATCTACGCCGTCAAAGCCATCATGGAAAGCGTGCGGCATGGCAGCGGCAACGGCTTCATTTGGCACACCACCGGCAGCGGCAAGACCCTGACTTCCTTCAAGGCATCTACCCTCATGAAAGACAACCCCGGCATAGACAAATGCCTGTTTGTGGTGGACCGCAAGGACCTCGACCGCCAAACCCGCGAAGAGTTCAATCGCTTTCCAACCCGGCTGCGTGGAAGAAAAACACCAACTACCGACATGCTGGTGCGGCGCCTCCTTTCCGGCAACAATGCCGACAAGGTGATTGTGACCACCATTCAAAAACTGGGGCTGGCACTGGACCCTAAAAACGGCTATACCGAAAAACTGCACAAGCTGAAAGACAAACGCTTCGTCTTCATCTTCGACGAATGCCACCGTTCGCAGTTCGGCGAATATCACCGGGCCATCAAAGAATTTTTTCCCCGGGCACAGCTCTTTGGCTTCACCGGCACCCCCATCTTCGAAGAAAACGCCACCTACAAAAGAATCGACGGCACCACGGCCTCTTTTGTCACCACCAAAGATGTGTTTGAAACCCTGTTGCACGCCTACACCATCACCCACGCCATCGACGACCGCAATGTGTTGCGCTTCCATATCGATTACTACAAGCCCGAAACCCCGTGTCTTTCGACAGCCCCGAGCACAAACAAGCCGTAG
- a CDS encoding zinc-dependent alcohol dehydrogenase family protein, which yields MKAIVYHGPGNIEWEDKPRPVILEDTDVIVRITKTTICGTDLHILKGDVPEVTDGRILGHEGVGIVEEAGKAVRKFKPGDHVLISCITSCGSCAYCRKGMYSHCENGGWMLGHLIDGTQAEYVRIPYADYSLYHIPQGLEEEALVMLSDILPTGFECGVLNGEIKPGDNVVIVGAGPVGLAALLTAQFYSPGMLIAIDMDENRLEIARKFGADYSIHLKETNPIEVVKGLTQGKGADVVIEAVGVPESFELCQSLIAPGGIIANIGVHGKPVTLHMEKLWSHNIKITTRLVDTVTIPLLLKTVQSGKLTPEKLITHHFKLYEGITAYQVFKHASAEKALKVILSAES from the coding sequence ATGAAAGCAATTGTATATCACGGGCCCGGAAACATCGAATGGGAAGATAAACCGCGCCCGGTCATCCTTGAAGACACTGACGTAATCGTGAGAATCACCAAAACAACCATTTGCGGAACAGACCTGCATATTCTGAAAGGCGATGTACCCGAAGTTACCGATGGCAGAATACTTGGACACGAAGGCGTGGGCATTGTTGAAGAAGCAGGCAAAGCCGTACGCAAATTTAAACCCGGTGATCATGTACTCATTTCCTGCATTACCTCCTGCGGCAGTTGTGCTTATTGCAGGAAAGGCATGTACTCACATTGCGAAAACGGCGGATGGATGCTGGGGCACTTGATCGATGGCACACAAGCAGAATATGTACGCATACCTTATGCCGATTATAGCCTCTATCACATTCCCCAGGGGTTGGAAGAAGAAGCACTGGTGATGCTCAGTGATATCTTGCCAACCGGATTTGAATGCGGCGTATTGAATGGAGAAATAAAACCGGGTGATAATGTGGTAATTGTGGGTGCAGGCCCGGTTGGACTGGCTGCTTTGCTCACCGCACAGTTTTATTCGCCTGGTATGTTGATTGCCATCGACATGGATGAAAACCGACTGGAAATCGCCAGAAAGTTTGGTGCAGATTATAGCATACATCTCAAGGAAACCAATCCCATTGAAGTCGTAAAAGGCCTTACACAGGGAAAGGGTGCAGATGTTGTTATTGAAGCCGTAGGTGTGCCCGAAAGCTTTGAACTATGTCAATCATTGATAGCCCCTGGTGGCATCATCGCAAACATCGGTGTGCACGGTAAACCCGTTACGCTGCACATGGAAAAACTATGGTCACATAATATCAAAATCACGACGCGACTGGTAGATACCGTTACCATACCGTTGTTGCTGAAAACCGTTCAATCGGGTAAGCTAACACCCGAGAAATTAATTACCCATCACTTTAAACTGTATGAAGGCATAACGGCCTATCAGGTATTTAAACATGCAAGTGCAGAAAAGGCATTGAAGGTAATCCTATCTGCCGAATCTTAA
- a CDS encoding prolyl oligopeptidase family serine peptidase: MKTWYFFLLWLGFSTCLHAQTLDSLTIEQIMSDPKWIGTSPSDPFWSPDGQKLYFSWNPDKAPADSLYYITLTNHQPVKASPAERLQALAQRSGSYDPSLQNLVYSQQGQIFWLHIPTHRLRQITHTAEMAFHPVFSFHHQKIVFQQGDNLFAWDTATGALSQLTLFIHAEKPTASTHASPQAAFLERDALENSIVLQQRKQQEADEQLAEQRLNSLRELPDSIFIGRQRVAGLQISPDGRFITYQLIKEPADAQRTIIPEYVTRSGYTETIPGRTKVGAPQPEMQMWIYDRQRDTTYAVDTHDIPGIHDKPDYLKDYPSEDSAWTAHPPFRKVVVNGPLWNDAGTHALVVVRSMDNKDRWIMELHPENGKLTLIDRQRDEAWIDGPGIGWKYSMGNVGWVNDHTCWFQSEATGYSHLYLYDLQTQQRRALTHGRYEVQTAVLSRDKKSFYITTNAVEPGQLQFYRLDIASGQQVRLTHQEGGNRVVVSPDDRWLAILHSFSNHPWELYVQRNHPDAQPEQITHLAESPLFRSYPWRAPEIITFTDRDGYRVYARLFRPRQPAPTHPGVLFVHGAGYLQDAMKWWSDYYFREYMFANLLADHGYTVLDVDYRGSAGYGRYWRTAIYRHMGGNDLADEVDAARFMADSLGVDAHHIGIWGGSYGGFMTLMALFTQPGVFTCGAALRSVTDWAHYNDPYTSNILNLPYEDSLAYKRSSPIYFAGGLKDHLLMCHGMEDTNVHFQDIVRLTEKLIELGKDNWELAVYPLENHEFKDPSSWTDEYKRIFHLFEKNLK, encoded by the coding sequence ATGAAAACATGGTATTTCTTCCTGCTCTGGCTGGGCTTCAGCACCTGCCTGCACGCCCAGACGCTCGATAGCCTCACCATCGAACAAATCATGAGCGACCCCAAATGGATAGGCACCTCCCCTTCCGATCCATTCTGGAGTCCCGACGGACAAAAATTGTATTTCAGCTGGAATCCAGACAAAGCACCGGCGGATTCGCTGTACTACATCACACTCACCAATCATCAACCCGTGAAAGCCTCTCCCGCCGAGCGTTTGCAGGCGCTGGCTCAGCGTTCGGGCAGCTACGACCCGAGTTTGCAAAACCTGGTGTATAGCCAGCAGGGACAGATTTTCTGGTTGCATATCCCCACGCATCGCCTCCGGCAAATCACCCATACCGCCGAAATGGCCTTCCATCCGGTATTTTCGTTTCACCATCAAAAAATTGTTTTTCAGCAGGGCGATAATTTATTTGCCTGGGATACCGCCACAGGAGCGCTTTCTCAGCTCACCCTGTTTATCCATGCAGAAAAGCCCACAGCATCCACGCATGCCAGTCCACAGGCGGCTTTTCTGGAGCGCGATGCACTGGAAAACTCCATCGTCCTGCAACAGCGCAAACAACAAGAAGCTGATGAACAGCTGGCCGAGCAAAGGTTGAACAGCCTTAGAGAGCTACCCGACAGCATTTTCATCGGCCGCCAGCGCGTTGCCGGCCTACAGATCAGTCCCGACGGTCGTTTTATCACCTATCAACTGATCAAAGAACCTGCCGACGCCCAGCGCACCATTATCCCGGAATATGTCACCCGGTCGGGTTACACTGAAACCATTCCCGGGCGCACCAAGGTGGGCGCACCTCAGCCGGAAATGCAGATGTGGATTTACGATCGGCAACGCGACACCACCTATGCCGTGGATACGCACGACATTCCCGGCATTCATGACAAGCCGGATTATTTAAAAGATTATCCCTCGGAAGACAGCGCCTGGACGGCCCATCCGCCATTCCGCAAGGTGGTGGTGAACGGGCCGCTCTGGAATGATGCAGGCACCCATGCGCTGGTGGTGGTGCGTTCGATGGACAACAAAGATCGCTGGATTATGGAGCTGCATCCGGAAAACGGCAAGCTCACACTCATCGATCGCCAGCGCGATGAAGCCTGGATCGATGGGCCGGGCATCGGCTGGAAATACAGCATGGGCAATGTGGGCTGGGTGAACGACCATACCTGCTGGTTTCAGTCGGAAGCCACCGGCTATTCACACCTGTACCTGTACGACCTGCAAACACAGCAGAGACGCGCCCTCACCCATGGCCGTTATGAAGTACAAACGGCCGTGCTCTCGCGCGATAAAAAATCGTTTTATATCACCACCAATGCCGTAGAGCCCGGCCAGCTTCAGTTTTATCGCCTCGATATCGCCAGTGGCCAGCAAGTTCGCCTCACCCATCAGGAGGGCGGCAACCGCGTTGTGGTTTCACCCGATGACCGCTGGCTGGCCATCCTGCATTCGTTCAGCAATCATCCCTGGGAGCTGTATGTGCAGCGTAATCATCCGGACGCTCAACCCGAGCAAATCACCCACCTGGCCGAAAGCCCGCTCTTCCGCTCCTACCCCTGGCGCGCTCCGGAAATCATCACCTTCACCGATCGCGACGGCTATCGGGTATATGCCCGTCTGTTCAGGCCCCGGCAACCCGCTCCCACGCACCCCGGCGTGTTGTTCGTACATGGCGCCGGTTATCTGCAGGATGCCATGAAATGGTGGAGCGATTATTATTTCCGGGAGTATATGTTTGCAAACCTGCTGGCCGATCATGGCTATACCGTGCTGGATGTGGACTATCGCGGCAGTGCAGGCTATGGGCGCTACTGGCGTACGGCTATCTATCGCCACATGGGTGGTAATGATTTAGCTGATGAAGTGGATGCAGCCCGCTTTATGGCCGATAGTCTGGGTGTGGATGCCCACCATATCGGCATCTGGGGCGGATCGTACGGTGGATTCATGACGCTGATGGCGCTTTTCACACAACCCGGCGTGTTTACATGCGGCGCCGCCCTGCGTTCGGTAACCGACTGGGCACATTACAATGATCCGTACACTTCAAATATTTTGAATCTGCCTTACGAAGATAGTTTAGCCTACAAACGCAGTTCACCTATTTATTTCGCCGGGGGGTTAAAAGATCATCTACTCATGTGCCATGGCATGGAAGATACAAACGTGCATTTTCAGGATATTGTGCGTTTAACCGAAAAGCTGATTGAACTGGGGAAAGATAACTGGGAACTGGCGGTGTATCCACTGGAAAACCATGAATTTAAAGATCCCAGCAGCTGGACGGATGAATACAAACGCATCTTTCACCTGTTTGAAAAGAATTTAAAATAA
- the mgtE gene encoding magnesium transporter — protein sequence METLTEIKDQVLELLSKDDKQQLHVLLDEMNISEVAALLQDMPDEAPVLFPLLSFNRGIHVFRILDFSLQRDIIRALPPARVAELLNELPPDDRVAFLEELPPKAVSELLKLLTDEERKITLSLMGYPEDSVGRIMTPDYIAVYPDWTVQEVLQYIRHHGKNSETIDVIYVIDEEGHLLEDLRIREFLLVDPQTRVRDLMDNRATIVLHTHDKQEDAIQLFRLNNRVALPVVNEQQILLGIVTIDDVLWIADEAYEEDIQKIGGTEAFDEPYLDAPIPLLVRKRAGWLVALFLSEMLTASAMQHYQETGIFMRFADLILFIPLIMSSGGNSGSQASTLIIRAMAVGEVKLRDWWRVMRRELISGFSLGCILGAIGFLRVTLWQKMHIYNYGPHWIWMAITIFFSLIGVVLWGSLIGSMLPIVLKRLGFDPAASSAPFVATLVDVTGIVIYCTVAALVLGYSVY from the coding sequence ATGGAAACATTAACCGAAATCAAAGATCAGGTGCTGGAGCTGCTTTCGAAAGACGATAAACAACAGCTGCATGTCCTGTTAGATGAAATGAATATCTCTGAAGTAGCCGCTCTGTTGCAGGATATGCCCGATGAAGCTCCCGTGCTATTCCCTCTGCTTTCGTTTAACAGAGGCATACATGTGTTTCGTATTCTGGATTTTTCGCTGCAGCGCGATATTATACGTGCACTGCCTCCCGCACGCGTTGCTGAATTGTTAAACGAATTACCGCCCGATGATCGTGTGGCCTTTCTGGAAGAACTGCCCCCGAAAGCCGTGAGCGAACTGTTGAAATTGCTTACCGATGAGGAAAGAAAGATCACCCTTTCCTTGATGGGCTATCCGGAAGACAGCGTGGGGCGCATCATGACGCCCGATTATATCGCGGTATATCCCGACTGGACGGTGCAGGAGGTATTACAATATATCAGGCATCACGGGAAAAACAGCGAAACCATTGATGTGATTTATGTGATTGACGAAGAAGGTCATTTGCTGGAAGACCTGCGTATTCGCGAGTTCCTGCTCGTGGATCCCCAAACCCGCGTGCGTGACCTGATGGATAATCGAGCTACCATTGTGTTGCATACACACGATAAGCAGGAGGATGCCATACAATTGTTTCGGCTGAATAATCGCGTGGCCTTGCCGGTCGTGAATGAACAACAAATCTTACTGGGCATTGTGACGATTGATGATGTGCTCTGGATTGCCGATGAAGCCTATGAAGAAGATATTCAAAAAATTGGCGGTACCGAAGCCTTCGACGAACCTTATCTGGATGCACCCATCCCTCTGCTGGTACGCAAAAGAGCGGGCTGGCTCGTGGCCTTATTTCTAAGTGAAATGCTCACCGCTTCGGCCATGCAACATTATCAGGAAACCGGCATCTTTATGCGTTTTGCAGATTTAATCTTGTTCATCCCGCTCATCATGTCAAGCGGCGGCAATAGCGGATCACAGGCATCTACCCTCATCATCCGCGCCATGGCCGTAGGTGAGGTGAAGTTGCGCGACTGGTGGCGGGTGATGCGTAGAGAACTGATATCCGGATTTTCACTGGGTTGTATCTTAGGCGCCATCGGCTTTTTGCGGGTTACCCTCTGGCAAAAAATGCATATTTACAACTACGGTCCTCACTGGATCTGGATGGCCATCACCATTTTCTTTTCCTTAATTGGCGTAGTGCTCTGGGGAAGCCTCATCGGTTCGATGTTGCCTATTGTGTTAAAACGACTGGGCTTTGACCCGGCGGCTTCATCAGCTCCATTCGTAGCTACCCTGGTGGATGTGACGGGTATTGTGATTTATTGCACGGTGGCCGCCCTGGTGCTGGGCTATTCGGTATATTAA
- a CDS encoding pyridoxamine 5'-phosphate oxidase family protein, protein MLGTLTASQIDALLQSHAFGRIGYQIDGRIYIIPVTYLFDGTSILAHSREGEKIRALRNQQEVCFQIDEIADQRNWQSVLVWGLYEEISDPQERYYVLDRLIRKIYKLDVHQAADKPMELDVRPEQLLDEEVKHIVYRIRILEKSGRFQQQA, encoded by the coding sequence ATGTTAGGAACACTTACGGCTTCACAGATTGATGCGCTATTGCAAAGCCATGCATTTGGTCGCATTGGCTATCAGATTGATGGCAGGATTTATATCATTCCGGTCACTTATCTTTTTGATGGCACCTCTATTCTTGCGCATTCCCGGGAAGGAGAAAAGATTCGAGCATTACGAAATCAGCAGGAAGTGTGTTTTCAGATTGATGAAATTGCTGATCAAAGAAACTGGCAAAGCGTATTGGTTTGGGGTTTATATGAAGAAATTAGCGATCCGCAGGAACGTTATTACGTACTGGATAGATTGATTCGCAAGATCTATAAGCTGGATGTGCATCAGGCAGCCGATAAGCCTATGGAACTCGACGTTCGACCTGAGCAATTGCTGGACGAAGAGGTGAAGCATATCGTATATCGGATCCGGATTCTTGAAAAAAGTGGGCGCTTTCAACAACAAGCATAA
- a CDS encoding restriction endonuclease subunit S — protein sequence MPKNAVLVTCIASIGLNAINKVECATNQQINAIICKDKIAYYEFIYYCIVNSENRLKNLAGHTAVPIINKK from the coding sequence ATACCAAAGAACGCTGTTCTCGTTACATGTATTGCTTCAATTGGACTAAATGCTATAAATAAAGTTGAATGCGCTACAAATCAACAGATCAATGCAATAATATGCAAGGATAAAATTGCTTATTATGAATTTATATACTACTGCATAGTAAACAGTGAAAATAGGCTTAAAAATTTAGCAGGACATACTGCTGTACCCATTATTAATAAAAAGTGA
- a CDS encoding YceI family protein — translation MKRNYAREVLIVIFTMIMLLALMIGIFSLRASAQSTYKASAQSFVEIKGTSTLHDWSMKSNDVQLSVSFTEDSQHQINGLNNLTLVIPVNSLKSTEGSMMDNKAYKALKAEQCPQIVFRANSGKVTRNGNTYQISAVGNLTIAGVMHVVTVNAVCKVVDNNRLLCSGDKPIDMTDYRVTPPTFMGLMKTGKEVTIHFNVDLFSTDGLSFNNR, via the coding sequence ATGAAACGGAATTATGCCAGAGAAGTCTTAATCGTAATCTTTACGATGATTATGCTTCTTGCACTGATGATCGGTATTTTCAGCTTACGCGCCTCTGCACAAAGCACATATAAAGCGTCGGCTCAATCATTTGTGGAAATAAAAGGTACTTCTACCCTGCATGATTGGTCCATGAAATCAAATGATGTGCAGCTTTCGGTAAGTTTCACCGAAGATAGCCAACATCAAATCAATGGATTAAATAACCTCACACTTGTGATTCCGGTAAACAGTTTGAAAAGTACGGAAGGTTCCATGATGGACAACAAAGCTTATAAGGCGCTGAAAGCCGAACAATGTCCGCAGATTGTTTTTCGAGCCAATTCCGGAAAGGTAACACGTAATGGGAATACCTATCAAATCAGTGCTGTAGGCAACCTTACGATTGCCGGAGTGATGCATGTGGTTACCGTCAATGCAGTGTGCAAAGTGGTAGATAACAATCGGCTTTTATGCAGTGGTGATAAACCCATTGACATGACTGATTATCGGGTAACACCACCTACGTTTATGGGGTTAATGAAAACCGGAAAAGAAGTTACGATTCATTTCAATGTGGATCTGTTCTCTACGGATGGACTATCATTCAACAATCGCTAA
- a CDS encoding SET domain-containing protein, which produces MRDYLIFVHQKSFDAMLMIKPYLHVKKIKGKGRGVFTRADIPARTVVEVSPVLVLSRKDTRYVDKTLLHNYIFLWGARSTRTCLALGYCSLYNHSYDPNCIYEMDFEKEVMRIITRRKIKKGEELLINYNGDVHDRAPMWFPVRNS; this is translated from the coding sequence ATGCGTGATTATCTTATTTTCGTTCATCAAAAATCATTTGATGCTATGCTGATGATTAAGCCATACTTGCATGTGAAAAAGATTAAAGGAAAGGGTAGAGGCGTATTCACCCGGGCCGATATTCCTGCCCGCACTGTAGTGGAAGTATCGCCCGTACTGGTTTTATCCAGAAAAGATACGCGATATGTGGATAAAACCCTCTTACACAATTACATCTTTCTCTGGGGAGCTCGATCCACCCGCACCTGTCTGGCACTCGGCTATTGTTCGCTGTACAATCACTCTTACGATCCCAATTGTATATATGAAATGGATTTTGAGAAAGAAGTCATGCGTATCATCACCCGGAGAAAAATTAAAAAAGGGGAGGAGTTGCTGATTAATTACAACGGAGATGTGCATGATCGAGCGCCCATGTGGTTCCCGGTAAGAAATTCCTGA